The following proteins are co-located in the Dromiciops gliroides isolate mDroGli1 chromosome 2, mDroGli1.pri, whole genome shotgun sequence genome:
- the LOC122742263 gene encoding LOW QUALITY PROTEIN: 60S acidic ribosomal protein P0-like (The sequence of the model RefSeq protein was modified relative to this genomic sequence to represent the inferred CDS: inserted 1 base in 1 codon; substituted 1 base at 1 genomic stop codon): MPREDRATWKSNYFLKIIQLLDDYPKCFIVGADNVGSKQMQQILMSLGGKAVVLMGKNTMMRKAIRGHLENNPALEKLLPRIRGNVGFVFTKEDLTEIRDMLLANKVPAAAHAGAIAPCDVTVPDQNTGLGSEKTSFFQALGITTKISRGTIEILSDMQLIKTGDKVGASEATLLNMLNISPFSFGLIIXQVFDNGNIYNPEVLDITEETLYLRFLEGVRNVASVCLQIGYPTVASVPHSIINGYKRVLAVAVETDYTFPLAEKVKAFLADPSAFAVAAPVAAAPAAAAPAAAAPAKXKEESEESDEDMGFGVFD, encoded by the exons ATGCCCAGGGAAGACAGGGCTACCTGGAAGTCAAATTACTTCCTCAAGATCATCCAACTTTTGGATGATTATCCAAAATGCTTCATTGTGGGAGCAGACAATGTGGGCTCCAAGCAGATGCAGCAGATCCTAATGTCCCTCGGTGGGAAGGCCGTAGTGTTGATGGGAAAAAACACCATGATGCGCAAAGCCATTCGTGGGCATCTGGAGAACAACCCTGCCCTGGAGAAATTGCTGCCTCGTATCCGGGGGAATGTGGGCTTTGTGTTCACCAAGGAAGACCTGACAGAGATCAGGGATATGCTTCTGGCCAATAAGGTGCCAGCTGCTGCCCATGCTGGTGCCATCGCCCCGTGTGATGTCACCGTGCCAGACCAGAACACTGGTCTGGGGTCCGAGAAGACTTCCTTCTTCCAGGCATTGGGTATCACCACCAAGATTTCCAGGGGCACCATTGAAATCTTGAGTGACATGCAGCTGATTAAGACTGGAGACAAAGTGGGCGCCAGCGAGGCCACCTTGTTGAACATGCTGAACATCTCCCCGTTCTCCTTTGGGCTGATCATTTAGCAGGTGTTTGACAATGGCAACATCTACAACCCTGAAGTGCTGGACATCACGGAGGAGACTCTGTACCTTCGGTTCTTAGAGGGTGTCCGCAATGTTGCCAGCGTCTGTCTGCAGATTGGCTACCCAACTGTTGCATCAGTCCCCCACTCCATCATCAATGGGTACAAGCGGGTCTTGGCTGTAGCTGTGGAGACTGACTATACCTTCCCACTTGCTGAAAAGGTGAAGGCCTTCCTGGCTGACCCTTCAGCTTTTGCCGTGGCCGCCCCTGTGGCTGCTGCCCCAGCTGCTGCCgcgcctgctgctgctgctccagcAA CTAAGGAAGAGTCAGAGGAGTCTGATGAAGATATGGGATTTGGTGTGTTTGATTAG